In the genome of Gemmatimonadota bacterium, one region contains:
- a CDS encoding response regulator, translated as MNLDPRTVVFFNAMGALLMSIALFGVSRAYSRHMNGMHRWAWATLAQAVGWILLGMRGVVPDIASVVLAQTLLVISMTMYHHALREFTERPAPLAWIYLPAALDMAATVYWTMSSDNVSARTSAIAVCTAAAMLQSSYVLLSGGARTSPASHRFTGRAFLACGTVLGVRAVYYAAVAGVTTTTANAAIFEPGAIQDASFLTFYVIVIVLTFGFVLMCNDRDNEQMRRLALVAQRTTSGVFLSDADERIDWVNPALTVMTGIEGDAALGRSTPALLPEIGGTEPVALSWRHATERREAFDQEIAFAHPDGTPRWFQLQTNPVFDDSGEFEHTVAVLTDITHRKTHELGLVAAKEQAEAAVRAKSDFLAMMSHEIRTPMNGILGMTSLLSGTDLTAEQAEYADATRRSAQLLLAVINDILDFSKVEAGKLTIEPIPFDVHAAVADVAELLVPRATEKGLKIVLRLAPDAPRRVIGDPGRIRQVLLKLLGNAVKFTDAGQIIVGVELIVGTSPTQLRFEVMDSGIGISDDTIGTLFEPFVQADASTTRRFGGTGLGLSISRRLVELMGGAIGVRSSEGIGSTFWFSLPLPEDLNPPPMPPQGAALPGVRALVVDDVELNVQVMREWMRAWGMRVESAADGNAALALLRAASLAGDPFRIAVIDNRMPFLDGETLGRAVREDRDLGRMPLVIATSAPTRGDAERFQRSGFDAYLTKPLRPDTLKGTLEISLALPHDRSDGAPLITRHSLVEATGSPILSAHPSLVIDDADALDTTARFQILLVEDNPINQMVAGKMLELLGCDVEVAGDGIDAVEQSAKREFDLIFMDMQMPRLDGLEATRRIRQRGGADATRPIVAMTANAMDGDRERCLDAGMNDYITKPISRESLTRVLATLEPPRS; from the coding sequence GTGAACCTCGATCCGCGCACCGTCGTCTTCTTCAACGCTATGGGCGCGTTGTTGATGAGCATCGCCCTCTTCGGCGTGTCGCGTGCGTATTCGCGGCACATGAACGGCATGCATCGCTGGGCGTGGGCGACGCTCGCGCAGGCCGTCGGGTGGATTCTGCTCGGCATGCGGGGCGTCGTGCCGGACATCGCGTCGGTCGTTCTCGCGCAGACGCTCCTCGTCATCTCAATGACGATGTACCACCACGCGCTCCGCGAATTCACCGAACGACCAGCGCCGCTCGCCTGGATCTATCTGCCTGCCGCGCTCGACATGGCCGCCACCGTGTACTGGACGATGTCGTCCGACAACGTCTCCGCGCGCACCAGCGCGATCGCTGTCTGCACGGCGGCCGCCATGCTGCAGTCGAGCTACGTGCTCTTGAGCGGCGGCGCGCGCACGAGCCCCGCAAGCCACCGCTTTACGGGACGTGCCTTTCTGGCGTGCGGAACCGTCCTCGGCGTGCGCGCCGTGTACTACGCAGCAGTCGCCGGCGTCACGACCACCACGGCGAACGCCGCCATCTTTGAGCCCGGCGCCATTCAGGACGCGTCGTTTCTCACATTCTACGTCATTGTCATTGTGCTCACCTTCGGCTTTGTGCTGATGTGCAATGACCGCGACAACGAGCAGATGCGGCGCCTCGCCCTCGTGGCGCAGCGCACGACCAGCGGCGTCTTTCTCTCCGATGCCGACGAACGGATTGACTGGGTCAACCCCGCGCTCACCGTCATGACGGGCATCGAAGGCGACGCGGCGCTCGGACGCTCCACCCCCGCTCTGCTGCCGGAAATCGGCGGCACGGAGCCGGTGGCCCTCTCATGGCGTCATGCCACGGAACGTCGCGAAGCCTTCGATCAAGAAATCGCCTTCGCCCATCCCGATGGCACCCCGCGCTGGTTCCAGTTACAGACCAACCCCGTCTTTGACGACAGCGGCGAGTTCGAACACACCGTCGCGGTGCTCACCGACATCACTCACCGCAAAACGCACGAACTCGGCCTTGTGGCCGCCAAGGAACAAGCGGAGGCAGCCGTGCGCGCCAAGAGCGACTTCTTGGCAATGATGTCGCACGAGATTCGCACGCCCATGAATGGCATCCTCGGCATGACCAGCTTGCTCAGTGGCACGGACCTCACGGCCGAACAAGCGGAGTATGCCGATGCCACGCGACGCTCCGCGCAGTTGCTGCTCGCCGTCATCAACGACATTCTCGACTTCTCCAAAGTCGAAGCGGGCAAACTCACGATTGAGCCCATCCCATTCGATGTGCACGCGGCGGTTGCCGACGTCGCTGAGTTGCTCGTGCCGCGCGCCACGGAAAAAGGGCTCAAGATTGTGCTGCGCTTGGCGCCCGACGCACCGCGCCGCGTGATCGGCGACCCCGGACGCATTCGGCAAGTGCTCCTCAAGCTGCTGGGGAACGCGGTGAAGTTTACCGACGCGGGCCAGATCATCGTGGGCGTCGAGTTGATCGTCGGCACGAGCCCAACGCAGCTGCGCTTTGAAGTGATGGACTCCGGCATCGGCATTTCGGACGACACCATCGGGACGCTCTTTGAGCCCTTTGTGCAGGCGGACGCGAGCACCACGCGCCGCTTTGGCGGAACGGGACTCGGACTCTCTATTAGCCGACGCCTCGTGGAGTTGATGGGTGGAGCGATCGGCGTGCGCAGCAGCGAAGGGATTGGTTCGACCTTCTGGTTCTCTCTGCCGCTTCCGGAGGACCTCAACCCACCGCCGATGCCGCCGCAGGGTGCGGCGCTCCCCGGCGTGCGCGCGTTGGTCGTGGACGACGTGGAACTCAATGTGCAGGTGATGCGCGAGTGGATGCGCGCGTGGGGCATGCGCGTCGAATCGGCCGCCGACGGCAACGCGGCGCTCGCCCTCTTGCGCGCCGCGTCATTGGCCGGCGATCCATTTCGCATTGCCGTCATCGACAACCGCATGCCGTTTTTGGACGGCGAAACGCTCGGCCGCGCCGTGCGCGAAGACCGCGACCTCGGCCGCATGCCGCTCGTCATTGCCACCTCGGCGCCGACACGCGGCGATGCCGAGCGGTTCCAACGCTCCGGCTTCGACGCCTACCTCACCAAGCCGCTCCGCCCCGACACGCTCAAGGGCACGCTGGAGATTTCACTTGCCCTCCCGCACGATCGATCCGATGGCGCGCCACTCATCACGCGCCACTCGCTCGTGGAGGCTACCGGCTCGCCCATTCTGAGCGCGCACCCCTCGCTCGTCATTGACGATGCTGACGCACTCGACACCACCGCGCGCTTTCAGATTCTGCTCGTCGAAGACAACCCCATCAATCAGATGGTGGCGGGAAAGATGCTGGAGTTGCTGGGCTGCGACGTCGAAGTCGCAGGCGATGGCATCGACGCCGTGGAGCAATCCGCCAAGCGCGAATTCGACCTCATCTTCATGGACATGCAGATGCCGCGCCTCGACGGCCTCGAGGCCACGCGCCGCATTCGCCAGCGCGGCGGGGCCGATGCCACGCGCCCGATCGTTGCCATGACCGCCAACGCGATGGACGGCGACCGGGAACGCTGCCTCGACGCGGGGATGAACGATTACATTACCAAGCCAATTAGTCGTGAGTCCCTGACTCGCGTCCTCGCCACCCTCGAACCGCCCCGCTCCTAA
- a CDS encoding DUF5916 domain-containing protein, whose amino-acid sequence MLLPVLIAFQLAAASPPAGPVYHARNGQTSARPTASDATVTIDGHLDEPVWRSAALLTGFSLYQPVDGRPAPDSTEVLVWYSPTAIHFGIRAFETHGAVRATLADRDRVSNDDNIELHLDTFHEGRRAFVFIVNPLGVQADGTKNEGGGFIPGSNVMPGMNDLSADFRWESKGHITDWGYEVEVRIPFSSLRYPVVGTQKWGMQINRHVQHSGYEETWTPALRGSASFVSQAGELTGLTGMQHGQEIEFIPELTNSIAGAASGTYGQGWGYSSKPQLGGNVRWGVGSNFVLNGTIKPDFSQVESDAAQIATDERFALFYAEKRPFFVEGSEQFNVPNTLVYTRRIVRPDAAVKLTGKIGRTDVAVLSALDQSSSASNGERPMVDIVRIQQGFAAQSTAGLLYSERVGGGRTNRIMGADMRHVFGRLYYAQLQAVTSSTNNAGTSRSGPMWEAVIDRTGRSFGFHYAVLGIHPDFQTDNGFVSRTGITKVSAMNRFTAFGASGSWLERYNLYGQLSGTWKYDDFLHGRTVLEDLANANSSFTLRGGWTVGFTPTVATYAFDSAAYAGYRTSNTAGVQRAYVPLGRQQATLVNATLSTPQFSRFAGTLGTTTGADIDFLEAGDVTRRDYTATLDLRPDDRLRLTATYVSSSFTRKRDGSRSATTRIPRLKTEYQLSRSLLVRLIAQYEATVREPLADPITGRTLLLKSSDGSYQPSTARRTNNLRADFLLSYRPAPGTVVFGGYGNTLTESDPLAFQHLRRSADGWFVKFSYALHTTL is encoded by the coding sequence ATGCTTCTTCCCGTTCTCATCGCATTCCAGCTGGCCGCCGCATCCCCACCCGCCGGCCCCGTCTACCACGCGCGCAACGGCCAGACCAGCGCCCGCCCCACGGCCTCCGACGCCACCGTCACCATCGACGGCCATCTCGACGAGCCCGTCTGGCGATCAGCGGCACTCCTGACCGGCTTCTCGCTCTACCAGCCGGTAGACGGGCGTCCCGCCCCAGACTCCACCGAAGTGCTCGTCTGGTATTCGCCGACCGCCATTCACTTCGGCATCCGGGCCTTCGAAACACACGGTGCGGTGCGCGCGACCCTCGCCGACCGCGATCGCGTGTCGAACGACGACAACATTGAACTGCACCTCGACACCTTTCACGAAGGGCGTCGCGCGTTCGTATTTATTGTGAACCCGCTGGGCGTACAGGCCGACGGCACCAAGAACGAAGGGGGCGGATTTATTCCCGGCTCCAACGTGATGCCCGGAATGAATGATCTCAGCGCCGACTTCCGCTGGGAATCCAAGGGGCACATCACCGACTGGGGCTACGAAGTCGAAGTGCGCATCCCCTTCAGCAGCCTCCGCTATCCCGTGGTCGGTACCCAGAAATGGGGCATGCAGATTAACCGACACGTGCAGCACTCCGGCTACGAAGAAACGTGGACCCCCGCGCTGCGGGGGAGCGCGAGCTTCGTGTCTCAGGCTGGCGAACTCACCGGCCTGACCGGCATGCAGCACGGCCAGGAAATCGAGTTCATTCCTGAGCTCACCAACAGCATCGCTGGCGCCGCGAGTGGCACCTACGGTCAAGGCTGGGGCTACAGCTCCAAACCGCAACTCGGCGGCAACGTGCGGTGGGGCGTCGGAAGCAACTTCGTGCTCAACGGCACCATCAAGCCTGATTTTTCGCAGGTCGAGTCCGACGCCGCGCAGATCGCAACGGACGAACGCTTCGCGCTCTTCTACGCCGAAAAGCGACCGTTCTTTGTGGAAGGCAGCGAGCAGTTCAACGTGCCGAACACCTTGGTCTACACGCGCCGCATCGTGCGGCCAGATGCGGCGGTGAAGCTCACCGGCAAAATTGGACGCACGGACGTGGCCGTGCTCTCCGCCCTCGATCAAAGCTCTTCGGCATCGAACGGTGAACGACCCATGGTCGACATCGTGCGCATTCAGCAGGGCTTCGCGGCGCAGTCCACGGCGGGATTACTCTACAGCGAACGGGTCGGCGGCGGCCGCACCAACCGTATTATGGGTGCCGACATGCGTCACGTATTCGGCCGCCTGTATTATGCGCAGCTACAGGCGGTTACCAGCAGCACGAACAACGCCGGCACCTCGCGCTCCGGCCCGATGTGGGAAGCCGTGATCGATCGCACCGGGCGGAGCTTCGGCTTTCACTATGCCGTGCTCGGCATCCATCCCGATTTTCAGACCGACAACGGATTCGTGAGTCGCACCGGCATCACCAAGGTGTCCGCCATGAATCGCTTTACCGCCTTCGGCGCGAGTGGCAGCTGGCTCGAGCGCTACAATCTGTACGGGCAGCTGAGCGGGACGTGGAAATACGATGATTTCTTGCACGGACGCACGGTGCTCGAAGACTTAGCCAACGCCAACAGTTCGTTCACGCTCCGCGGCGGCTGGACGGTGGGTTTTACACCAACGGTGGCAACGTATGCCTTCGATTCCGCGGCATACGCGGGCTATCGCACGTCGAACACCGCTGGCGTGCAACGCGCCTACGTGCCGTTGGGTCGCCAGCAGGCCACACTGGTGAACGCCACCCTCTCCACCCCACAGTTCTCGCGCTTCGCCGGCACACTCGGCACCACCACGGGCGCTGACATCGATTTCTTGGAAGCGGGCGACGTCACGCGACGCGACTACACCGCCACGCTCGACCTTCGCCCCGACGACCGCCTCCGCCTCACCGCGACGTACGTCAGCTCCAGCTTCACACGCAAACGCGACGGGTCGCGGTCTGCCACGACGCGCATCCCACGCCTGAAGACCGAATATCAACTCTCCCGGTCCCTCCTTGTCCGTCTGATTGCGCAGTATGAGGCGACGGTCCGCGAACCACTCGCCGACCCGATCACCGGGCGCACGCTCCTCCTCAAGAGCAGCGATGGGAGCTACCAACCGTCGACGGCCCGACGCACCAACAACCTTCGGGCAGATTTCCTGCTCTCGTATCGTCCCGCCCCAGGCACGGTGGTCTTCGGTGGATACGGGAACACGCTCACCGAAAGCGACCCGCTCGCCTTTCAGCATCTGCGGCGCTCCGCCGACGGCTGGTTCGTCAAATTCAGTTACGCACTGCATACTACGTTGTAG
- the gspG gene encoding type II secretion system major pseudopilin GspG → MRRAFTLIEIIVVVVVIAILATLVAPNVFQHVGTAKAVTAKSQIEMLGAALDAYRLDIGGYPTTAQGLGALWDKPADASASWRGPYLRKPVPNDPWEHPYQYLSPGVQSRTGYDLLSLGADGKPGGDGDAADVVSWK, encoded by the coding sequence CTGCGCCGCGCGTTTACGCTGATTGAGATTATCGTTGTCGTAGTGGTGATTGCCATTCTCGCTACCCTCGTGGCGCCCAACGTGTTCCAGCATGTGGGCACGGCCAAGGCGGTCACGGCGAAGAGTCAAATTGAAATGCTTGGGGCGGCGTTGGATGCCTACCGCCTCGACATCGGCGGCTATCCCACCACCGCACAGGGACTCGGCGCCCTCTGGGACAAACCGGCGGACGCATCAGCCAGTTGGCGCGGCCCGTACCTGCGGAAGCCGGTCCCCAATGACCCCTGGGAGCACCCCTATCAGTACCTGTCGCCGGGGGTCCAGAGTCGCACCGGCTACGACCTGCTTTCACTCGGCGCCGACGGCAAGCCCGGCGGCGACGGCGACGCGGCAGACGTGGTAAGCTGGAAGTAG
- a CDS encoding Rieske (2Fe-2S) protein, with protein MSSPTVIKLSDFPSLASVGGVAVLTLANSPFAIVRTSSATFVTLSRICPHQGSVVTPVSGGFTCPNHGAQFNTSGQWVGGQPTSGLHSYTTVYDAMAGTLTVS; from the coding sequence TTGAGCAGTCCAACGGTCATTAAGTTGAGCGACTTTCCATCGTTGGCGTCGGTCGGCGGGGTTGCGGTGCTCACGCTCGCCAACTCGCCCTTCGCGATTGTGCGCACCTCGTCCGCGACCTTCGTAACGCTCTCGCGCATCTGTCCGCACCAGGGCAGCGTGGTGACGCCGGTGTCAGGCGGCTTTACCTGCCCCAACCACGGCGCGCAGTTCAATACGTCTGGACAGTGGGTCGGTGGGCAACCGACCTCGGGGCTCCACTCGTATACGACCGTCTACGACGCGATGGCGGGCACGCTCACTGTTTCGTAA
- a CDS encoding V-type ATP synthase subunit D — protein MNGRTRLAPTRMNLLRARRELTRIVKGIDLTRRKREALVSELFAAARPAIDVRQRIAASTTRAATALTHAIGAHGVAGLAVTAWPLTEPAIELRPAQVWGIAVSDVINAPTFRRTIDARGVAPALVGPSTADAAAAFEALTELLVEAAPKEQRVRRLGEALADTTRRLRTLEQRVAPQLTEAIAGVRRQLEEREREEQLRLRHVQSRQTR, from the coding sequence ATGAACGGCCGCACGCGTCTCGCACCGACGCGCATGAACCTGCTGCGCGCTCGCCGAGAACTCACGCGCATTGTCAAAGGGATTGATCTCACCCGACGCAAACGTGAAGCGCTGGTGAGCGAGCTCTTTGCGGCGGCACGACCCGCGATTGACGTGCGGCAGCGCATCGCCGCATCTACCACCCGCGCCGCCACCGCACTCACGCACGCGATCGGTGCGCACGGCGTCGCGGGTCTCGCGGTCACGGCATGGCCACTCACTGAGCCGGCGATTGAACTGCGGCCGGCGCAGGTGTGGGGCATCGCCGTGAGCGACGTGATCAACGCGCCCACCTTTCGGCGGACGATTGATGCCCGTGGCGTGGCCCCGGCACTGGTCGGCCCCTCCACCGCCGACGCAGCTGCGGCGTTTGAAGCGCTCACCGAGTTGCTCGTGGAAGCCGCGCCCAAGGAACAACGGGTGCGGCGGCTCGGCGAAGCGCTGGCCGACACCACGCGGCGACTGCGCACGCTCGAGCAGCGGGTCGCGCCGCAACTCACCGAGGCCATTGCGGGCGTGCGACGGCAGCTCGAGGAGCGCGAGCGCGAAGAGCAACTCCGCTTACGGCACGTGCAGTCGCGGCAGACGCGCTGA